Proteins from one Cucurbita pepo subsp. pepo cultivar mu-cu-16 unplaced genomic scaffold, ASM280686v2 Cp4.1_scaffold000892, whole genome shotgun sequence genomic window:
- the LOC111785990 gene encoding phylloplanin-like: MGLKSVLFVCVMVAAMGAPLMVVEAQLGSIGSLLSLTRIQGTVFCTANGNIGTNGTATPAFPNAAVQLQCGNGNVVSTATTNSAGVFSILLDPLQLLLSSLTSNCSVVVNTPLSSCNATLPSVGNLVSALNLVGMTFQGLLRITNIIPTGFMFQPST; this comes from the exons ATGGGTTTGAAATCAGTATTGTTTGTCTGCGTGATGGTTGCTGCCATGGGAGCTCCATTAATGGTGGTGGAAGCTCAGCTTGGGTCCATTGGCAGTCTTCTTAGCCTTACCAGAATCCAAGGAACTGTCTTTTGCACTGCCAATGGCAACATCGGCACCAATGGCACCGCCACTCCTGCCTTCCCGA ATGCAGCCGTGCAACTGCAATGCGGAAACGGAAACGTTGTGTCGACTGCAACAACAAACAGCGCGGGAGTGTTTTCGATTCTGTTAGATCCACTACAGCTCCTTCTCTCTTCACTCACCTCCAACTGTAGCGTCGTAGTGAACACGCCACTGTCGAGCTGCAACGCAACGTTACCCTCTGTCGGGAATTTGGTTTCGGCGTTGAATTTGGTCGGAATGACATTTCAGGGACTCCTCCGTATAACCAACATCATCCCCACGGGATTCATGTTCCAGCCATCTACATAA